CGTCATCCCTGATTATTTCTTCCCAATCGGGTATGTGGATGACGCGTTAGCTGTTCAGTTGTATCTGTCGATGGTTACGAAGTCATGACCTAAGGTAAGAACGGACTCCGGCGTTTCGGACAGTCGGAAGGAGCGCATCATTGACTACGAAAGCTTCGTACTGGGAGAAGCTGGACCAAGGGATTTTATGTATAATCGTTTCATTCTTTGTGATCAGTGTTGTTTTTATATACAGCAGTCAGAATGCAGGCGTATATTCGATCAACTTTGCGGGTCGACAAGTCATCAATTATGCAATTGGTGTCACATTAATGCTGATCGTGGCTAAATTGGATATCGATCAAATTGAGCGTCTGGCGTGGCCCCTTTACATCGGTTCGTTTGCATCGGTATTCGTGTTGAGGTGGGCACCGCCGGGGATTGCGCCTGTGATCTATGGAGCGAAGCGCTGGTTCAATATCCCGTTGATCGGTTCCATACAGCCGTCGGAATTTCTGAAGATCAGTCTGTTTATTTTAACCGCGAGCATCCTTGCCACTTACCAGGCCGGGAAAGCCCGTACTATCTGGACAGATATAAGGATGTTAGGGAAACTTATGTTGTTGACCGTTCCGCCTGCCTTGTTCGTGTACCAGCAGCCGGATACGGGAATGGTCATACTCTATTTCATCGGAATCGGGAGTATGATCTTTCTCTCGAACATTTCGAAACGAATTTTGGCTGTTTTAGTGATCGTCCCAGTGGTGCTCCTTGTTTCGGTGGTCACTCTTTTCCTGTATCAGCCTGAAGTGATGGAGGAATATGTGCTGCCTCTTTTGAAGCCGCACCAACAGGATAGGATTGTCGGTTTTCTCGATCCTTCGACGAGTCAGGATCAGTCTTATCAGAGTCACAGGGCGCAATTGGCGGCGGGAAGTGGTCAATTTACCGGAAAAGGGCTGATGAACGGAGAAATTTACATTCCGGAGAAGCACACCGACTTCATCTTTGCCGCCATTGCTGAAGAGGGAGGATTCATTGCAGCCACTATCGTTGTACTCCTCTTTTTTCTGCTCATCTACAAGTTCTTCAAGTTTGCGGAAGAAACGGAGGTATTCTTCGGAACTTGTTTAATGGTGTCTATAGCGGTCAGCATGTCTGCACAAATTTTTCAGAATATCGGAATGGTCATCGGTTTGATGCCGGTGAAGGGGATCGCACTTCCTTTCATTACATACGGGGGAAGTTCCCTGTTCTCGACGATGATGATGGTGGGAATCGCTCTGTCGCTCCGTAAAAATCACGGAAAATACATGTTTAGTAATTAAGAAAAGGAAGGCATCTGCTGTAATGATGCCTTCCTTTTCTTATGATCATCTCTGAAGGAAGTGAATACTCTCTTCGAGCCAGGCAACATAGCCTTCTTCTCTGGTAATGGCCTTCGTCAATACGAAATAATGACCGAGTTCTTCTGCATTTAATTGAAGTGGGTCGGTATCCGGCCCGAAAAGGCTCTGGAATTCTGATTTAAGCTCACACAGCTTATCTTTTCGAAGCTTCTTCTGGTTTTCAAATACCTCCGCCCGTTTATTCTCGGGGATATCCTTCAGGAAATACATCCGGAGAGCGAAAGTATCTTTTTCTGTTTCGACCTCCGCCGGCAGGGCGGTCAGCCACTTCTTCAATTCTTCCTCTCCTTCACTGGTAAGGTGATACATTTTCTTCTCCAGCTTGGCTCCTGCCATCTCAATATAGAGAGAAATTAAATTCTCCTCCAGGAGCTTTTTCAATTCTACATAGATTTGGCTGTGCTTGGCACTCCAAAATTGTCCGATCGCCCCTTTAAATTCAGCAGTGATATCATAACCGCTCTTATCTTCTTTACTCAGTAAACCTAAAATTGCATATTTTAATACTCTGCGTCCCATCCGAGACCTCCTGATTCGATCGTTTGACAACATTATAGCATAAGAGTAAAGTTTTACATGTAAAATAAAACATGTAAATAGTTACATGTTTTAATAATTGGAGAGGTGAAATCAGCATGAAAAACTTGAATGAATTTCTTGGAACGCAAATGATCTATACGTACGAGAACGGCTGGGAATATGAAATGTACATTAAGAATGCGGATACGATCGACTACCGGATCCACAGCGGTATGGTCGGAGGACGCTGGGTCCGTAACCAAAAAGTAGATATCGTCAAAATTACCGACGGTGTGTTCAAGGTTTCCTGGACCGAGCCTACAGGTACCGACGTTTCGCTGAATTTCATGCCCGATGAAGACCGGATGCACGGAGTTATTTTCTTCCCTAAGTGGGTGCATGAACGTCCGGATATCACAGTTTGTTATCAGAACGATCATATCGAGTTGATGGAGGAATCCAGAGAGAAGTATGAGACGTATCCTAAATATGTCGTACCTGAATTCGCGGATATCACCTTTAAGAAGCACGTTGGAATAGATAAGGAGACGGTTGTTTCTGAGGCTCCATACAAAGGGATGACGGATGATATCCGTTCAGGCAAGCTCTCTTTCTGAACATGCAAAAAGAGCGGTAGAACTCAAGGGTTCTACCGCTCTTTTTTGTATCGTAGTTTGTCAGCAGGTTATTCTACATAAGAGAAGCCGTGGTTGATGAAGGTGTGGATCATGGCAGCCATCTGCCCTGGCGGCTGGGTCATGTCGTTCCTGATCCAATCCTTAATGACATGAATGGCGCCGCTGATAACGAAGGAGCTGAAGTATTCGGATTCTTCTTTCTCTACCTTACTGTCGCTCATCCAATTATTCAGCATGAAGCTCCTCGCGAGCTCCATCATCTTCTGTTCGAAGCTGGAAGCGGAGTCGCTCGTAAGAAGGGTTTGGAACATACGCTTGTTGTCGATGATATACTCCAGGATCTTCTCCGTCATCTGCTGGGATTCTTCTTCTTTTTCATAGCTGTAATTTTGTAAATACTGCTTCATATCTTCGGTAATCTCTGCTTCTATTTTATGAAGGAGGTCGTAGTGATCCGTATAGTGGGTATAGAAGGTGGAACGATTGATATCGGCGATTTCACAAATTTCTTTGACGGTGATGTCGGCTATCTTCTTTTCTGCGAGCAGGATGATCAAGCTTTCTTTGAGAACTTTTCTTGTGTATTTCTTTCTGCGGTCCAGTTTTCCACTCATGATTTCACTCCTTAACCGTTACAGTTATGTGACAATCCAACACAAAGGCATGTTCGTGTCGGGAAACTGACGTAATTTATAAAACTGTTTGTTGAATATCCAACACAGTGTCAATAAAATATTAAAGTGTACCAACGCGTTTTGCAAGAGAGGGGGAGGCCTTATAGGCTGGACATCATCAGTAATCAAACATAAGAAAAGCATTGTCATCCTATTTACGATACTTACCTTACTAAGTGCTGTGGCACAGTTCGCTGTATCGGTGAACTATAATATGGTCGATTATCTTC
This sequence is a window from Bacillus sp. SB49. Protein-coding genes within it:
- a CDS encoding TetR/AcrR family transcriptional regulator — encoded protein: MSGKLDRRKKYTRKVLKESLIILLAEKKIADITVKEICEIADINRSTFYTHYTDHYDLLHKIEAEITEDMKQYLQNYSYEKEEESQQMTEKILEYIIDNKRMFQTLLTSDSASSFEQKMMELARSFMLNNWMSDSKVEKEESEYFSSFVISGAIHVIKDWIRNDMTQPPGQMAAMIHTFINHGFSYVE
- a CDS encoding FtsW/RodA/SpoVE family cell cycle protein, which produces MTTKASYWEKLDQGILCIIVSFFVISVVFIYSSQNAGVYSINFAGRQVINYAIGVTLMLIVAKLDIDQIERLAWPLYIGSFASVFVLRWAPPGIAPVIYGAKRWFNIPLIGSIQPSEFLKISLFILTASILATYQAGKARTIWTDIRMLGKLMLLTVPPALFVYQQPDTGMVILYFIGIGSMIFLSNISKRILAVLVIVPVVLLVSVVTLFLYQPEVMEEYVLPLLKPHQQDRIVGFLDPSTSQDQSYQSHRAQLAAGSGQFTGKGLMNGEIYIPEKHTDFIFAAIAEEGGFIAATIVVLLFFLLIYKFFKFAEETEVFFGTCLMVSIAVSMSAQIFQNIGMVIGLMPVKGIALPFITYGGSSLFSTMMMVGIALSLRKNHGKYMFSN
- a CDS encoding phenolic acid decarboxylase, coding for MKNLNEFLGTQMIYTYENGWEYEMYIKNADTIDYRIHSGMVGGRWVRNQKVDIVKITDGVFKVSWTEPTGTDVSLNFMPDEDRMHGVIFFPKWVHERPDITVCYQNDHIELMEESREKYETYPKYVVPEFADITFKKHVGIDKETVVSEAPYKGMTDDIRSGKLSF
- a CDS encoding PadR family transcriptional regulator, which codes for MGRRVLKYAILGLLSKEDKSGYDITAEFKGAIGQFWSAKHSQIYVELKKLLEENLISLYIEMAGAKLEKKMYHLTSEGEEELKKWLTALPAEVETEKDTFALRMYFLKDIPENKRAEVFENQKKLRKDKLCELKSEFQSLFGPDTDPLQLNAEELGHYFVLTKAITREEGYVAWLEESIHFLQR